The Cyclobacterium amurskyense genome contains the following window.
TCAATTATTGAAAATATTGGCGATAAGTTGAAACTCTGGAATGGTTACAGTTAATAATTTTCCATCATTAAGCTTTTCCACATAAAATTCACCCATCATTTTACCCATTCCAGACCGGATGGTACATCCTGAAAGATAAGTATGGACATTCCCTGGTTCTAAAACAGGTTGCTGACCGACTACTCCCTCCCCTTCCACAAGTTTGACAGTTTCTGCTGCATCATGAATTTCCCACTTTCTTCTAAGCAGTTGTATGGTAAAAGGGTTGCAGTTTTTGATGGTAACCTTGTAGGTAAATACATAATGGTGCAAACTAGGATTAGAAAACTCCTTTTGGTAGGTCGCTTCAACACTAATCTTAACACCTTCTGTAGTTGCAGTTACCATTTTGTTTTTATTAATACAAAACTTATCCGAAATTT
Protein-coding sequences here:
- the apaG gene encoding Co2+/Mg2+ efflux protein ApaG → MVTATTEGVKISVEATYQKEFSNPSLHHYVFTYKVTIKNCNPFTIQLLRRKWEIHDAAETVKLVEGEGVVGQQPVLEPGNVHTYLSGCTIRSGMGKMMGEFYVEKLNDGKLLTVTIPEFQLIANIFNN